One segment of Anatilimnocola aggregata DNA contains the following:
- a CDS encoding class I SAM-dependent methyltransferase encodes MPEYRWNTSSFAEGYDAAAPQIHPYYVQVQDGIVGILGDLAAGRPTSEPLHIVDLGGGSGRLLERILKILPAATATIVDQSEAFLAIAERRLAPFGGRVEFVVSRLQEDWPAKLAQQPNALVSTSAIHHLDPGEKQALYQQVAGTLATGGLFLNGDEVRPEDDAEYQATMERWAQFMRAGMASGAIPTGFHPAAQGWIERNVVRFGEPKNSGDDCHETAATQLDYFLAAGFRRADVPWHCELWSILRGVK; translated from the coding sequence ATGCCCGAGTATCGCTGGAACACCTCTTCGTTCGCAGAAGGCTACGATGCTGCCGCGCCGCAGATTCATCCGTACTACGTGCAAGTGCAAGATGGAATCGTCGGCATCCTCGGCGACCTGGCAGCAGGGCGGCCGACGAGTGAGCCCTTGCACATTGTCGATCTGGGTGGCGGATCTGGCCGGCTGCTCGAACGCATCCTCAAAATATTGCCAGCAGCAACGGCAACCATCGTCGATCAATCCGAAGCTTTCCTGGCGATCGCCGAACGTCGTCTGGCGCCATTTGGTGGGCGCGTCGAATTTGTCGTGAGTCGGTTGCAAGAAGACTGGCCCGCGAAGCTTGCCCAACAACCAAATGCCCTTGTCAGCACTTCGGCCATTCATCATCTCGATCCGGGCGAGAAGCAGGCACTTTATCAGCAGGTTGCAGGCACACTTGCAACAGGTGGGCTGTTCTTGAATGGGGACGAAGTGCGCCCTGAAGACGACGCCGAGTACCAGGCCACAATGGAGCGCTGGGCCCAGTTCATGCGGGCAGGAATGGCAAGTGGCGCTATTCCCACGGGCTTTCATCCCGCTGCGCAAGGCTGGATCGAGCGGAACGTAGTCCGCTTTGGCGAGCCGAAAAACAGTGGTGACGATTGCCACGAAACGGCCGCAACCCAACTTGATTACTTCCTTGCCGCCGGTTTTCGCCGGGCCGATGTTCCTTGGCACTGCGAGTTGTGGTCGATCTTGCGTGGCGTGAAATGA
- a CDS encoding PPC domain-containing protein: MGAAQHAGILLPAIKFSALVLLANSALTAAPPDVTSLYPAGGAPGEQAAVTATGTFANWPVQVWTSDNRLQVECEKEKGKLKIRIADDAIAGIAWLRLVDDEGASTPRPFVIAHLPSLLEKEPNDKLTQAQQAALPFVAHGRYDKSGDSDAYAVQLTAGQTVVASLQSHLILGSPADGTLQICNEAGLVLAMNQDAGGLDALLSYTAKSDGTYFIRTFALPATPNSGINFAGGELFIYRLTITTGPFADAALPLAIPRGEPTPLKLVGWNVSAEPVVATEPEHLQTEPWYWSPPGTAGLIPLKRVSMPSIVASAQSLTAEGQAIEAPCCVSGVIAQKREVHRFKFSGKKGTKLTIAAESQSLSFDLDPFLKLSTASGQPVIEADDAGKLRDPTLNATLAADGDYVLEVRDLHRSGGPRHVYRLTIDVPQPKLTLSVTAGNQLLEAGKTLEIPVSINRQGFTSEVSIAAVDLPMGVTVEAVTSPAKGETAKQVKLIFTAAADAQAGPIRIVARDAEDKELATALVTQTLGGSTFQHSSIWLAIKKPK, from the coding sequence ATGGGCGCTGCTCAACACGCCGGAATTCTTCTTCCAGCGATAAAGTTCAGCGCGCTCGTGCTGCTGGCCAATTCGGCGCTCACGGCTGCGCCGCCGGATGTCACCTCGCTCTATCCAGCCGGAGGTGCGCCTGGCGAACAGGCAGCCGTCACCGCAACCGGCACGTTCGCCAATTGGCCGGTGCAAGTTTGGACCAGCGACAACCGCTTGCAGGTCGAATGCGAAAAAGAGAAGGGCAAGCTGAAAATTCGCATCGCCGACGACGCCATTGCCGGCATTGCCTGGCTGAGGCTCGTCGACGACGAAGGGGCTTCGACTCCTCGCCCGTTTGTCATTGCTCATCTCCCCAGTCTGTTGGAGAAGGAACCGAACGACAAACTGACACAGGCTCAGCAGGCCGCTCTACCCTTCGTCGCCCACGGTCGGTACGACAAAAGCGGCGATTCCGACGCCTATGCCGTTCAACTCACGGCCGGACAGACGGTCGTCGCCAGTTTGCAATCCCATCTGATTCTGGGTTCGCCCGCAGACGGCACGCTACAAATTTGCAACGAAGCCGGTCTGGTGCTGGCCATGAATCAAGATGCTGGTGGACTCGATGCGTTGCTCTCGTACACGGCCAAGAGCGACGGAACTTATTTCATCCGCACGTTTGCCCTCCCTGCAACGCCCAATAGCGGGATCAATTTCGCGGGGGGCGAACTCTTTATCTATCGCCTAACCATTACCACCGGTCCCTTTGCCGATGCCGCGTTGCCGCTGGCGATACCTCGCGGCGAGCCAACTCCGCTGAAGCTGGTCGGTTGGAATGTGTCCGCCGAGCCGGTTGTGGCCACGGAACCGGAACATCTCCAAACCGAGCCTTGGTACTGGTCGCCACCTGGCACTGCGGGACTTATTCCGCTCAAACGCGTCAGCATGCCATCCATCGTCGCCTCCGCTCAGTCACTGACCGCGGAAGGTCAAGCAATTGAAGCCCCTTGCTGCGTCTCAGGAGTGATTGCCCAAAAGCGCGAAGTGCATCGCTTTAAGTTCAGCGGCAAGAAGGGAACCAAGCTGACCATCGCCGCCGAGTCGCAGAGCCTGTCGTTCGATCTCGATCCCTTCCTGAAGTTGAGCACTGCCAGTGGCCAACCGGTGATCGAAGCCGATGACGCGGGCAAGCTGCGCGATCCCACGCTCAACGCCACCCTGGCCGCGGACGGCGACTACGTGCTCGAGGTGCGCGATCTGCATCGGAGCGGCGGACCACGGCATGTCTATCGCCTGACCATCGACGTTCCTCAGCCCAAATTGACCCTCAGCGTCACCGCAGGGAATCAACTGCTCGAAGCTGGCAAGACTCTCGAAATTCCCGTTTCGATCAATCGCCAAGGCTTTACTAGCGAAGTCTCCATCGCTGCCGTTGACCTGCCGATGGGAGTGACCGTCGAGGCAGTCACTTCACCCGCCAAAGGTGAAACGGCCAAACAAGTGAAGCTGATTTTTACGGCGGCCGCCGATGCTCAGGCAGGGCCCATTCGCATTGTTGCTCGCGATGCCGAGGATAAGGAATTGGCCACGGCCTTGGTGACGCAAACCCTCGGCGGCAGTACCTTCCAGCACAGCAGCATCTGGCTGGCAATTAAGAAGCCCAAATAG
- a CDS encoding TVP38/TMEM64 family protein, with the protein MHRRAGSDAVGKLVVRDILRPMLPMIVVLAIPLVPLTLLGFDWQDQIGEWGKSRESQALTAAAIIGLLASDIFLPIPSSVLCTAAGWQLGVLLGTLVAWLGMSLGAALGFALARGIGAPLVAWLTTQSDLERAEELTRKLGPWLLVVGRGIPVVAEASVLFVGMHQMRWRTFLPPVLLSNLGLALAYAAFGQFAERYQWLPLALGVSIALPVLMAAAFSAWMRGKQSAGP; encoded by the coding sequence TTGCATCGCCGCGCTGGCAGCGATGCCGTCGGAAAGTTAGTCGTGCGCGATATTCTGCGGCCGATGCTGCCGATGATTGTGGTGCTGGCGATCCCGCTTGTGCCTTTAACGCTGCTGGGGTTCGATTGGCAGGATCAAATTGGCGAATGGGGCAAGTCGCGCGAGTCGCAAGCTTTGACCGCAGCTGCCATCATCGGCTTGCTCGCCAGCGATATCTTTCTGCCGATTCCTTCGAGCGTACTTTGTACGGCAGCGGGTTGGCAGTTGGGCGTGCTGCTGGGAACATTGGTCGCCTGGCTGGGAATGTCGCTGGGAGCTGCACTCGGTTTCGCGCTCGCCCGGGGCATCGGTGCGCCGTTAGTGGCCTGGCTGACGACACAATCCGACTTGGAGCGCGCAGAAGAACTTACGCGCAAGCTGGGCCCCTGGTTGCTGGTCGTCGGTCGCGGCATTCCCGTCGTGGCCGAAGCGAGCGTGCTATTTGTGGGGATGCACCAGATGAGGTGGCGAACGTTCTTGCCGCCAGTACTGCTGAGCAATTTGGGCCTGGCGCTCGCCTATGCGGCCTTTGGCCAATTTGCCGAGCGATATCAGTGGCTACCACTGGCGCTGGGCGTATCGATCGCGCTGCCGGTGTTAATGGCAGCGGCGTTTAGCGCGTGGATGAGAGGCAAGCAAAGCGCGGGCCCCTGA
- the ygfZ gene encoding CAF17-like 4Fe-4S cluster assembly/insertion protein YgfZ: MTAPTAEQLADYQILTTGAGLVSLPRTQLALSGEDRATFLQAFCTGDIKKLQTGMGCEAFITNHQGKVAGHVLVFCDADRLLLDGAPGQAEKLIVHLDRFVISERVEFRDLSTDHAEFLLAGPTSAAVLQKLNIAPAAERLSHAKVSIGGEEVSLRTVDLLRVPNFLFSVPATAREVVQRAIVAAGAKVCSEAAFELARLEAGYPIFGTDISEENLPQEVQRNTQAISFTKGCYLGQETIARLDALGHVNRVLTGLKLPANHGLAAGATILQGEKKLAQITSIGYSPNLGADLALAYVRTIHASPGKKLTLASGEAEVIALPLQN; encoded by the coding sequence ATGACCGCACCGACTGCCGAACAACTGGCCGATTATCAAATTCTGACGACCGGCGCTGGCCTCGTCAGCTTGCCTCGAACTCAGCTAGCGCTCAGTGGCGAAGATCGAGCCACTTTCCTGCAAGCCTTCTGCACCGGCGACATTAAGAAGCTGCAGACAGGCATGGGCTGCGAAGCGTTCATTACCAACCACCAAGGAAAAGTTGCCGGGCATGTGCTCGTCTTTTGCGATGCCGACCGTCTGCTGCTCGATGGTGCGCCGGGGCAAGCCGAGAAACTCATTGTGCATCTCGATCGGTTTGTCATTTCCGAACGAGTCGAGTTCCGCGACCTATCGACCGATCACGCGGAGTTTTTGTTGGCGGGGCCGACTTCCGCCGCTGTACTGCAAAAACTAAACATCGCTCCCGCGGCGGAGCGGCTGAGCCATGCGAAGGTAAGCATCGGGGGAGAAGAAGTCTCGCTGCGTACGGTCGATTTGCTCCGCGTTCCCAATTTTCTGTTCAGTGTGCCAGCGACCGCGCGCGAAGTCGTTCAGCGGGCAATTGTCGCTGCCGGTGCGAAAGTGTGCAGCGAAGCAGCTTTTGAATTGGCCCGCCTCGAAGCGGGCTATCCGATATTCGGCACCGATATCAGCGAAGAGAATCTGCCGCAAGAAGTGCAGCGAAATACCCAGGCTATTAGCTTCACCAAGGGCTGCTACCTGGGGCAGGAAACCATAGCCCGGCTCGATGCACTTGGCCACGTAAATCGAGTCCTCACCGGCCTGAAGTTGCCGGCCAATCATGGCTTGGCTGCTGGTGCCACCATCCTGCAAGGTGAGAAAAAGCTGGCGCAAATTACATCGATTGGCTATTCGCCGAACCTGGGAGCCGATCTGGCCCTCGCTTATGTGCGCACTATCCATGCCTCGCCGGGTAAGAAACTGACGTTGGCCAGTGGGGAAGCCGAAGTCATCGCGTTGCCGCTTCAAAACTAA
- the serC gene encoding 3-phosphoserine/phosphohydroxythreonine transaminase translates to MSTVTANQRVFNFSPGPAVLPLPVLEQVQRDLVSLPGYGMSILEMSHRAQGFLDILAGAKQMLRELLAIPENYHIIFLQGGSRLQFSMVPMNLLRGQSAAADYVITGSWSKMALDEAKREGQVKVTWDGKATNYDRLPTQAEAGLNPDAAFTYLCSNETIQGVQFAEELDTGASPLVIDASSDFLHRPLNFKNIGLVYACAQKNAGPAGVTAVIIRDDLLARSQDSLPGYLNFKNHVKEDSLYNTPPTFAIYLMGLVLRWLKDDVGGLKAMHQRNKDKAKLIYDLIDGSGGYFKGHAQTANRSLMNVTFRLPNEALEKKFCKEGEDRGLDGLKGHRSVGGIRASIYNAMPVAGVEALADFMREFKKNNG, encoded by the coding sequence ATGTCGACCGTCACCGCCAATCAGCGCGTTTTCAACTTTTCCCCCGGTCCCGCCGTGTTGCCGCTGCCGGTCCTGGAACAAGTTCAGCGGGATTTGGTGTCGCTGCCTGGCTACGGCATGAGCATTCTCGAGATGAGCCACCGGGCTCAGGGCTTTCTCGATATTCTGGCTGGTGCCAAGCAGATGCTGCGCGAGTTGCTGGCGATTCCCGAGAACTATCACATCATCTTTTTGCAGGGCGGTTCGCGATTGCAGTTCTCGATGGTGCCGATGAACCTGCTGCGTGGCCAAAGCGCTGCCGCCGATTACGTCATCACCGGTTCGTGGAGCAAAATGGCGCTCGACGAGGCCAAGCGCGAAGGCCAGGTGAAGGTCACTTGGGACGGCAAAGCAACCAATTACGATCGCTTGCCCACGCAAGCCGAGGCCGGTCTGAATCCGGATGCTGCCTTTACCTATTTGTGCAGCAACGAGACCATTCAAGGCGTGCAGTTTGCTGAAGAGCTCGATACTGGCGCATCGCCGCTGGTGATCGACGCTTCGAGCGACTTTTTACATCGCCCCTTGAACTTCAAGAATATCGGCCTGGTCTATGCCTGTGCCCAAAAGAATGCGGGCCCAGCTGGGGTGACTGCCGTCATCATTCGCGACGATCTGCTGGCCCGTTCGCAGGATAGCTTGCCGGGATATTTGAACTTCAAGAATCACGTGAAAGAAGATTCGCTCTACAACACGCCGCCGACCTTCGCCATCTACCTGATGGGGCTCGTCCTCCGCTGGCTAAAGGACGATGTGGGCGGGCTGAAGGCGATGCATCAGCGGAACAAGGATAAAGCCAAGCTGATTTACGATTTGATCGACGGCAGTGGTGGGTACTTTAAGGGACATGCCCAGACCGCGAATCGTTCGCTGATGAACGTCACGTTCCGATTGCCAAACGAAGCCCTCGAAAAGAAATTTTGCAAAGAGGGCGAAGACCGCGGGCTCGATGGCCTTAAGGGACATCGCAGCGTCGGCGGCATTCGGGCCTCGATCTACAACGCCATGCCGGTCGCGGGGGTCGAAGCCCTTGCCGACTTCATGCGCGAATTCAAAAAGAACAACGGCTAA
- a CDS encoding HDIG domain-containing metalloprotein produces the protein MSNPLDRTASLALMHEYVSSEALRKHMLCVEAAMRAYARQWGEDEETYGTVGLLHDFDYERWTNPPDHPLQGAEILRERGYPEQVIYAIKSHADYLPDCPRVSRLDKTLYACDELCGFIIACAAVRPERLVSMEAKSVKKKLKQKSFAAAVNRDDIDRGAADLGLDLDEHIQFCIAALAAMPSES, from the coding sequence ATGAGCAATCCTCTTGACCGCACCGCTTCCCTCGCCCTGATGCACGAATATGTCAGCAGCGAAGCGCTGCGCAAGCACATGCTGTGCGTCGAGGCCGCCATGCGTGCTTACGCGCGCCAGTGGGGCGAAGATGAGGAAACGTATGGCACTGTCGGACTGCTGCACGACTTCGACTACGAGCGGTGGACCAATCCGCCCGATCATCCGCTGCAAGGAGCCGAAATCCTGCGCGAGCGAGGCTATCCCGAGCAGGTGATCTACGCGATCAAGTCGCATGCCGATTATCTACCCGATTGCCCGCGCGTCAGTCGCCTCGACAAGACCCTTTACGCTTGTGACGAACTGTGCGGATTCATCATCGCTTGCGCCGCGGTGCGACCAGAGCGACTCGTGAGCATGGAAGCCAAGAGCGTGAAGAAAAAGCTGAAGCAGAAGAGTTTTGCCGCCGCCGTCAACCGCGACGACATCGACCGCGGGGCTGCCGACTTGGGACTCGACCTCGATGAGCACATTCAGTTTTGCATCGCCGCGCTGGCAGCGATGCCGTCGGAAAGTTAG
- the serA gene encoding phosphoglycerate dehydrogenase has protein sequence MARIIVLDPIAQEGLDMLAAAPGIEYEVRTGLKGAALRSALAEFDGAICRSGVTINGEALEGNKRLKAIARAGVGTDNIDKNVATRLGIVVMNTPTGNTLSTAEHTFTLLLALSRRVAEAHMTLCGGKWDRKTYMGSQVADKTLGIVGLGRIGQEVAKRANAFQMKVMGYDPFLSSEQAQKLGIQRVDKVADMFPHIDYLTVHTPLTPETTDLIDSAAIEKLKPGCRLINCARGGIYNEAALVEGLKSGKLGGVALDVFVEEPNTTSPLLKMPNVLCTPHLGASTEEAQQQVALEAVQLLINYFSTGEVRHAVNMASVDPATLQAMKGYLDLAWRLGLLMAEWQPSGAAGCHITYRGEVTKRNTKLLTSAFCAGLLEKALDEEVNIVNAEVLLRERGIVLTEESRPDMGAFSSSMSVEVKTGNKIHVASGTLFGNNMPRLIRLDDSRLEAYIDGNLFVFTHNDVPGIIGAVGTIFGKHSVNIGHMTVGRAVPGGTAVGVLNLDTVPPKAAIDEVLSHPSITSARVIPMPPAGKLPSWLGW, from the coding sequence ATGGCCCGTATCATCGTTCTCGATCCGATCGCTCAAGAAGGTCTCGATATGCTGGCAGCTGCGCCCGGCATCGAGTACGAAGTTCGCACCGGTCTCAAGGGTGCCGCTCTGCGCAGCGCGCTCGCGGAGTTTGATGGAGCGATCTGCCGCAGCGGGGTGACGATCAACGGCGAGGCGCTCGAAGGAAACAAGCGGCTGAAGGCCATTGCGCGGGCCGGTGTGGGAACCGACAACATCGACAAAAATGTTGCCACTCGCCTCGGCATCGTGGTGATGAATACGCCCACAGGCAATACCCTGAGCACGGCCGAACATACGTTCACGCTGCTGCTGGCTCTCTCGCGCCGCGTGGCCGAAGCTCACATGACCCTGTGCGGCGGTAAGTGGGACCGCAAGACGTACATGGGTTCGCAAGTTGCCGACAAAACGCTGGGCATCGTTGGCCTCGGACGCATCGGCCAGGAGGTGGCCAAGCGGGCCAATGCCTTTCAAATGAAAGTAATGGGTTACGACCCGTTCCTTTCAAGCGAGCAGGCGCAAAAGCTGGGAATTCAACGTGTTGATAAGGTTGCCGATATGTTTCCGCATATCGACTACCTGACGGTGCATACCCCTCTGACGCCAGAAACGACCGACCTGATTGACTCGGCTGCGATCGAGAAATTGAAGCCCGGCTGCCGGTTAATCAACTGCGCCCGCGGCGGCATCTACAACGAAGCAGCGCTGGTCGAAGGACTCAAAAGTGGCAAGCTCGGCGGCGTCGCGCTCGACGTGTTCGTCGAAGAACCGAACACTACCAGCCCGCTGCTGAAGATGCCCAACGTCCTCTGCACGCCTCACCTGGGTGCCAGCACCGAAGAGGCACAGCAGCAAGTCGCGCTCGAAGCGGTGCAACTGCTGATTAACTATTTCTCGACGGGCGAAGTTCGTCATGCCGTGAATATGGCCTCGGTCGATCCCGCCACGTTACAGGCAATGAAGGGTTATCTCGATCTCGCCTGGCGGTTGGGCCTGCTGATGGCCGAATGGCAACCGAGCGGAGCAGCTGGCTGTCACATTACTTATCGTGGCGAAGTGACCAAGCGGAACACGAAGCTCCTGACTTCCGCCTTCTGTGCAGGCCTGCTCGAAAAGGCGCTCGACGAAGAAGTGAACATCGTCAATGCCGAAGTGCTGCTGCGTGAACGGGGCATCGTGCTGACGGAAGAATCACGCCCCGATATGGGTGCCTTCAGTTCGTCGATGTCGGTTGAAGTGAAGACGGGGAACAAGATTCACGTCGCTTCCGGCACGCTCTTTGGCAACAACATGCCGCGGTTGATTCGCCTGGACGACTCGCGCCTGGAAGCTTATATCGACGGCAATCTGTTCGTCTTTACGCACAACGACGTGCCCGGCATCATCGGCGCGGTCGGCACCATCTTTGGCAAGCACAGTGTGAACATCGGTCACATGACCGTAGGTCGTGCCGTGCCCGGTGGAACAGCGGTCGGGGTCCTTAATCTCGATACCGTGCCTCCCAAGGCCGCCATCGATGAAGTGCTATCTCACCCCAGCATCACCAGCGCTCGAGTCATTCCCATGCCACCCGCTGGCAAGCTCCCTAGCTGGTTGGGTTGGTAG
- a CDS encoding DUF1549 domain-containing protein, with the protein MTKLPVRPWSCRSWLLLGMAALSGSLSTAAAEPVLARLEPAQVLLRGAGSSQQLLAIGDDVGRSCDLTTSVTFRSTDAAIATVDVQGRVTVVGDGKTTIIAELAGKSVECAVEVQQAKSLRPTSFELDVQPIFVSNGCSAGACHGKARGQNGFQLSLLSFDPDFDFASLTQHARGRRVFPGAPERSLILQKGAALVPHGGGVRLEPAGADYETLRRWIAEGATRRVAEEPKLIGVTLFPAQVTLRPREKHRILVTAEYSDGTRRDVTAQTAFQSNEAAIVNVDRSGLIAAGPLPGEATLMARYMSVIATCNVAIPVTGDVDASRYAALPRKNFIDGLVWEKLQSQGLLPSQPCDDATYLRRAHLDIIGRLPTPAEVRGFLADTSSDKRDKLIDALLERPEYADHWAGKWADLLRPNPYRVGIKTVMSMDQWIRDSLRANKPYDEFVREIVTAEGSTWKNGAAVVFRDRREPAELTTMISQLFLGTRLDCCKCHHHPFEKWSQDDFYSFAAYFSRVGRKGTGLSPPISGSEEVILFGKKVVVKHPTTGQEMEPRPLYGTAPAIAEGDDPRQALAAWITADDNELFVQTIANRLWAELMGRGLVEPVDDLRATNPPSNPALLGALGSHLRQQKYDLKQLIRTICTSYVYGLSVRPEGTNVQDTRNFSRRYRTRMRAEVLADAICDITGLPENYQAMPAGSRANQLWTTRIDSLTLDTFGRPDPNQDPPCERMSDGAVTQALHLMNSKTIQGKVTDDAGIANQLAKSERSPDQIIEELYMLCYGRLPDAAERDIGTQVFARPETSRRQSTEDLLWALLNTPEFFFQR; encoded by the coding sequence ATGACGAAACTGCCCGTTCGCCCTTGGTCTTGCCGCAGCTGGCTGCTGCTGGGAATGGCCGCACTTAGTGGCAGCCTTTCCACCGCCGCAGCTGAGCCGGTGCTCGCTCGCCTCGAACCGGCCCAGGTGCTACTGCGCGGAGCTGGTTCCTCTCAACAGTTGCTGGCCATTGGCGACGATGTGGGGCGAAGTTGCGACCTGACGACCAGCGTCACCTTTCGTTCAACCGATGCCGCGATTGCCACTGTCGATGTGCAAGGGCGAGTAACGGTCGTCGGCGACGGGAAGACAACCATCATTGCGGAACTCGCCGGCAAGTCGGTCGAATGTGCCGTGGAAGTACAGCAAGCGAAGTCGCTACGCCCCACCAGTTTCGAACTCGACGTGCAGCCCATCTTCGTCAGCAATGGTTGCAGTGCTGGAGCTTGCCACGGCAAAGCCCGCGGCCAGAACGGCTTTCAGCTTTCGCTCCTCTCGTTCGACCCCGACTTCGATTTTGCCTCGCTCACCCAGCACGCCCGCGGTCGCCGAGTCTTTCCCGGTGCCCCGGAACGTAGCTTGATCTTGCAAAAAGGCGCCGCACTGGTTCCCCACGGTGGCGGCGTTCGCCTCGAACCGGCCGGTGCCGATTACGAAACCTTGCGCCGCTGGATTGCCGAAGGTGCAACGCGCCGCGTGGCAGAAGAGCCCAAACTCATCGGCGTCACCCTCTTTCCCGCGCAAGTGACGCTTCGACCGCGCGAGAAACACCGCATCTTGGTCACGGCCGAGTACTCCGACGGCACGCGCCGCGATGTCACCGCACAAACGGCCTTTCAATCGAACGAAGCGGCCATCGTGAATGTCGATCGCAGCGGGCTGATTGCTGCCGGTCCGCTCCCCGGCGAAGCCACGTTGATGGCCCGCTACATGAGTGTGATCGCCACCTGCAACGTCGCGATTCCCGTAACCGGCGACGTCGATGCTAGTCGTTACGCCGCCTTGCCGCGCAAGAACTTCATCGATGGCCTGGTCTGGGAGAAGCTTCAATCGCAAGGGCTCCTCCCTTCGCAACCCTGCGACGACGCCACATATCTGCGTCGCGCCCATCTCGATATTATTGGCCGCCTCCCCACGCCCGCTGAGGTTCGGGGCTTTCTCGCCGACACCAGCAGCGACAAACGCGACAAACTCATCGACGCCCTGCTCGAACGGCCCGAATACGCCGATCATTGGGCCGGCAAATGGGCCGACTTGTTACGCCCCAACCCTTATCGCGTCGGCATCAAGACGGTCATGTCGATGGACCAATGGATCCGCGATAGCTTGCGCGCCAACAAACCCTATGACGAGTTTGTCCGCGAGATTGTGACGGCCGAGGGAAGCACTTGGAAGAACGGCGCGGCGGTTGTCTTCCGCGATCGTCGTGAGCCGGCCGAATTGACGACGATGATTTCGCAACTCTTCCTCGGCACGCGGCTCGACTGCTGCAAGTGTCATCATCACCCGTTTGAAAAATGGAGTCAGGACGACTTCTACAGTTTCGCGGCTTACTTTTCGCGCGTCGGTCGTAAAGGGACCGGCCTTTCGCCCCCTATTTCCGGCAGCGAAGAGGTGATTCTGTTCGGCAAGAAGGTCGTAGTGAAGCACCCGACAACCGGCCAGGAAATGGAACCTCGTCCACTCTACGGCACAGCGCCAGCGATCGCCGAAGGGGATGATCCGCGTCAAGCCTTGGCCGCTTGGATCACCGCCGACGACAACGAACTGTTCGTGCAAACGATCGCCAATCGCCTGTGGGCCGAGTTAATGGGGCGCGGGCTGGTCGAACCCGTCGATGATTTGCGGGCTACCAATCCTCCCTCGAATCCGGCATTGCTCGGCGCACTGGGGAGTCATCTGCGACAACAGAAGTACGACCTCAAGCAACTGATTCGTACAATTTGCACGTCGTACGTCTATGGCCTGAGTGTGCGCCCCGAGGGGACCAACGTGCAAGACACGCGCAACTTCTCGCGCCGCTATCGCACCCGCATGCGAGCCGAAGTGCTGGCCGACGCCATCTGCGATATCACCGGGCTCCCCGAAAATTATCAAGCGATGCCCGCTGGCTCACGAGCCAATCAATTGTGGACCACGCGCATCGACAGCCTCACGCTCGATACGTTTGGCCGCCCCGACCCGAATCAAGATCCTCCCTGCGAGCGAATGAGCGACGGCGCGGTGACGCAAGCCTTGCACCTGATGAACTCGAAGACCATTCAAGGCAAAGTGACCGACGACGCGGGAATTGCCAATCAACTCGCCAAGAGCGAGCGTTCGCCCGATCAAATCATCGAAGAGTTGTACATGCTCTGTTATGGCCGCCTGCCCGATGCCGCCGAGCGCGACATCGGCACGCAGGTCTTCGCCCGCCCCGAAACTTCCCGCCGTCAATCCACCGAGGACCTGCTATGGGCGCTGCTCAACACGCCGGAATTCTTCTTCCAGCGATAA